Below is a genomic region from Flammeovirgaceae bacterium SG7u.111.
ATGACAACAATATTTACGGTGTCGATTTCAAAGCGGGACTCAATACAGAGACGTATAAATACTACATTGATTTTGCATCGACTTATGGATTAGAATATGTGATATTGGACGAAGGATGGACAAAATCTACCACCGATATTTTAGAGGGCAATCCTGAACTTGATGTAAAAGAGTTGATCGCTTATGGCAAAGAAAAAGACGTGGGAATTATTCTCTGGTGTCTTTGGAAGCCTCTCAATGATAATATGGAAGAAATACTCCAAACCTATGCCGACTGGGGGGCAAAAGGCGTGAAGGTAGACTTTATGCAACGAGCCGACCAATACATGGTAACTTCTTTTACCAAAATTGCCCAAGAAGCAGCCAAGCGCAAACTATTAGTCGATTACCATGGCGCCTACAAGCCTAGTGGCTTGAGGAGGGCTTACCCTAACGTGATCAGCTACGAAGGGGTGAAAGGAAATGAAAACAACAAATGGTCGAAAGAGATCACTCCTACGCATAACGTTACCCTTCCCTTCATCCGAATGGCGGTCGGACCGATGGACTTTACACCGGGAGCTATGAGCAATTCCCAGCTCATCAACCATAAGATCAGCCATTATCGCCCCCAAAGCTTAGGCACCAGGGCGCACCAAGTAGCTATGTATATAGTGTTTGAAAGTGCGCTCCAAATGCTGTGCGATGCTCCTTCCACTTACCTTAAAGATAAAGCAACCGTTGAGTTTATCGCACCAATTCCTTCTGTATGGGACGAAACCCATGCGTTGGAAGCCAATATCGGGGAATATGTAGCAGTAGCTAGAAAAAGTGGTGACAATTGGTATGTGGGAGCTATGACCAACTGGGATGAACGAGAGATGACCATCGACTTTTCATTCTTGCCCGAAGGCAACTATGAAGTTACTATGTTCAAAGATGGGGTGAATGCCAGCAGGTATGCCGAAGACTACAAAGTGGAAAAAGTGAACGTAGACAAGAGTTCTAAAATCACCATCCAATTAGCAAAAGGTGGAGGCTGGGCAGCTACTCTCAAAAAGCTGTAAGCAGAAACTAAAATAGGCTCAGGCACAACCCATGTAAATACCTGAGCCTATTGCAATTGCAACAATAACAAAAGAACTATCCTTCACTTACCCGAACTTAGAAGCATCGTCTTGCTAAACCAACTGGGAATTTCCGTTACTCCTTGTCCACAGCTTCTTTCATTGCTTTGTTTATGTTATGGAAAGGGCTAATAGAAATGGATGCTACTTTAGCTTCGTAGGCTTTCCAGTCATTTTCGAAGAAGGCATCTATTTTGCCCATTACTACTTCGGCTTCTTGCTCCACGTTCTTTACTAAATTGAGCTGGTTGGCATTGGGTGCCTCCAGCGAGCCAGAGAGCATGTAATAAGCATTCCTCAACCTCGCACTCAAGATAGTCGGGCTTCTTACTATTCCCTGCAAGCCTTCTTTGGAGAACACCAACTCTTTTAGCTCCGTTATTTGGTTTTTAATGCTATCACTTTCCGCTTTTATCTCTTCTACATTCTCTCCTTCGCTTGGCAGTTGCTTCAACACCAAATCAATAGCCTCTAATGCTTCAATAAGCTTGTCTGTACTTTTGGTTACTTCCGCCACCTTTTGGGACATTTCCTCTAGGGCATCGTACCTAGCTTCAATATCTTGCGCAGAAAGCTCTATCCGTGGGTCGCCAAGTACTTTCACCGTGGTAGAATCGCAGGCTTCTTTCCACGTCATTTTTACTTTGTATTCTCCGGGCTTCACCCAAAAGCCACCATTTTCGCCAGCATCTTTTTTAGGCTTAGAAGTAGAAGGGAAGCGAACACCAGCCACATCTAGCTCCCATTGCACTCGGTTCAGTCCTGTTTCTGGCTCTGGTTTCAAGGTACGGATAAGCTTTCCCGAAGCATCAAACACTTCAATTTTAACCTCCTCCTTTTTCTCCGCATCCTTTGCATTTCCTTCTTTTACGAAGTAAGAAAGCATCGCCCCAAAAGGTCTGTTTTCCCCAGCAAAAGTGGCATCTGCACCAAAGCGCATACCCGAAGCCTGCCCATACACAGCAAGGTACGCATCTGGTGCGGCAAAGGCATGGATTTCTTTGGCCAACACCTCTTTCTCTTTGGCAACTTCCCTCAACGGACGGATGTCGTCGAGCACATAAGCAGCTCTACCAAAAGTACCTATTACCAAGTCATGCTCCTTTGGTTGGATAACCATATCCATAGTAGAAACCGTAGGGTAGCCATGTTTCCATTGCTGCCACTTCTCTCCTGCGTCGAAGCTCACGTACAGCCCAAATTCTGTTCCTAAGAACATCAGGTTTGGCTCTTCTAAATCTTGCACAAACGAGAGTGCATAGCCCCAAACCTTTGTTTCGTCCACTATTCTCTTCCACGATTTTCCGTAATCTTTGGTCTGGAATACAAATGGCGTCCAGTCGTTGCGACGGTAATTATTGAACAGTACAAATGCTTCGCCTTCATTGAACTTAGACGCTTTTACCTGTGGAATCCAACTGCCAGCAGGCACACCTTTTATGCTCTTGGTCAAATCTTTCCAGGCCTTTCCTCCATCTTCTGTGAGGTGCAATTTTCCATCGTCAGAACCTACCCAAATCAACCCTTCTTTCAGCGGGCTTGGCTCTATGGCAATGATGGTTGTGAAGTTCTCCGCTTGGGTGGCATCGTAGGTCAAGCCACCACTTTCTAGTTGCTTATGCTTGCTGGTGTCGTTGGTGGTGAGGTCTGGGGAAATAATGCTCCAAGTCTCGCCCTTGTCGGTGCTTTTGTGCACGTATTGGCTACCGTAGTAAATGGTTTTGGTATCAAAAGGATCTTGGGCGATTGCCGAATTCCAGTTAAAACGCAAGGTTTTTCCTTCGGAATGAACAGGCTTTATCCCTTTACGATGACCTGAAACCAAATCGTAGCGCCCCAAAGACCCACCTTGAGACATGGCATAACCGTAGCGGTTAGGCTGCTCCGGATCTGGCATCACATCAAATCCATCGCCAAACATTACCTCTTCAAAATAAGAGTTTCGGATACCGTTGGCTCGCCAAACATAGGCTGGACCACGCCATGATCCGTTGTCTTGCATACCTCCATAAACATTATAAGGCGTTTCATTATCCACATTTATATGATAGTACTGTGCGAGCGGCAGGTTCGTTACAAAGCGCCAGTTCTTACCCAAGTCGTGGGAAATAGCCATCCCTCCATCGTTCCCCAACATCATAAAATCAGGGTTTTCAGGGTGAACCCAAAAGGCATGATGATCAGGGTGGACTCCTGAATAAGGAACGATCACCTTGAAAGACTTTCCTCCATCTTCACTCATAGAAACCATGGAATACAAACTGTAAATCCTGTTCTCGTTTTGTGGATCGAGAAAAATATCAGCATAATAAAAAGGCCTGTTGCCTATCTCAGGCTTGTCGTTTACCATGTGCCATTTTTTGCCGCCGTCGTCGGAGCGGTAGAGGGCATTCTTTTTCGACTCTACAATAGCATACACCACATCGGGTCTGTTTTGGGCAATAGCCAGCCCTATCCTACCTAACTCACCCTTGGGCAGGCCATCTTCCGAAGTCCGTTCCTTCCAGGTCTTGCCGCCATCGTGGGTCACATACAGCCCTGAGCCTTCCCCACCCGACTTGAAAAACCATGGCCATCTCCTAAATTCCCACATGCCTACAATCAACTTCTCGGGGTTCTTTGGGTCGATCACCATGTCACCCACACCTGTTTTCTCATTTACATAGAGGATTTTGTTCCACGTCTCGCCTCCATCGGTGGTTTTGTACACACCTCGCTCAGGGTGTTCGCCCCAAGCCGAGCCTTGCACGCCTGCATACACAATGTCAGGATTGTTGGGATGGATAATTACTCGATGGATATTTCTTGTTTTTTCTAGCCCTTTCAGCTCCCAGGTCTCCCCGCCGTCTCGACTGAGGTAGATGCCCGCTCCGCTAGTCTGGCTGTTACGTGGGTTGCCCTCACCTGTTCCAGCCCAAATGATATCAGGGTTAGCTTGGAATACAGCCACCGCGCCTATTGAGGCAACTTTCTCTTTGTCAAAAAGCGGCTTCCAGCTAATGCCTCCACTTTCCGATTTCCACAATCCTCCCGATGCCGTTCCCACATACATCACTTGCGGATTGTTGGTTACCACATCGATGCTCGTGACCCTGCCGCTCATCCCTGCAGGACCTATGCTTCGGGCTTTCATTCCTTTGAAGAGTTCGAGGTCTTGGGCTTGAGCCAGCCCAGTGGCAAATAGAAGGGTAATAACATAAGTAAAAAAGCTCAATCCGAGCCTTTTCCTTGGCTTTAGTTCTTTCATCCTTTTTGGTTCTTAGTTTTTGTGTGATTGTTGCTGAAGCTACCTGAAGAGGCTAGCTTCTTTGGAATACTAAAAATAGAACACAGGATTCAATTTGCCATGAAAGAAGTGGAAAATGAGGGAATAAATGCAAAACAAAGATATCGGGTACATATTATAAAAAAACAGGGGGCAATTAAAAGTATGTTTTTTTCATTTCCAAGAATGGTTTAAATGAGATAGGTTAACATACAAATCCCCAGTAGAAAGTATTTATGTATCCTTTTGCTTGAGTATTTTTTTTATAAAGGGGAGGGGGAGAATGGGCATCAAAAAAAAGCCCTGAATCTCTTCAGGGCTTTCAATTTATTTTTTCTTTGTTGTCGTCTTTTTAGTAGCTTTCTTTCTACCCCCTCTTTTTGGTGGCTCAACTACTTCTTCTTTTATCACGTGCGAGAAGATTCTTCCACAGTGCTCGCAAACAATAAGCTTTTTACGTTCGGCTATTTCAACCTGACGCTGAGGAGGTACTACTGCAAAGCAACCTCCGCAAGCTCCACGCGCAACTGGCACTACTGCCAAACCGTTTGAAGCATTCAGCCTGATTTTTTCGTAAGAATTGGCAAGACGGCTTTCCAACTGACCCATCGCTTTTTGCTTTGAGTTCAACAGCTTGTCTTCTTCTACTTGAGTCTCGGCCATAATTGAATCGAGCTCTCCCTTCTTCACATCCAAATCTTCCATTCTCCCTTGTAACCTAGCTTCTGCTTCGGCAACTTGCGTTTTTTTTGCGTCTATCGAGAAGCCCGCTTCTTTTATTTTCTTTTGAGAGATTTGAATTTCCAAATCTTGGAGCTCCATCTCTTTCGTGATAGCATCGTACTCTCGATTATTACGAACATTCATTTGCTGCTCCTCGTACTTCTTGATCAGCTGCTCAGAGTTTTTGATGGCATCCTTGCGAGCTTTGATCTCATCTTCCAACTTCTTCTGTTCGTCCTTAAATTTCTTGACCCTTGTCTGATACCCTGCTATCTCATCTTCAAGATCTTGAACTTCTTCAGGTAAATCTCCTCTGATTTTTTTTATATCATCTATTTTAGAATCTATGTCCTGGAGTTTAATCAGGGAATCAAGTTTTTTGGCTACGGTGCTCTCCATTTAATCTTAATTTGGATTATATGTCCTTTTCTATAATATTATTTGCCGAGCAAACGGCTATTTCAAATCAATCTGCAATTTTAGCAATTCCTTTTCAAAAATAGTTGAATAAATCAATTAATTTTCTTTTTTGGCAAAAGCGGGTTCGCTCTAAGAGAAATATTGAACCGGATTAGTATCAATGGAAGTGAGTCCTATAGGTACCTCATTACCAATACCTATTTTTAACATACCTCCTAATAGCTCACTGGTAAACTTCTCGCTTTCGTAGTGCCCAATGTCAGCGATAATGATTTTATTATCCGCATCAAAAAACTGATGGTATTTGTAGTCGGCAGTGATAAATATATCGGCACCTTGAGCCATTGCCTTGCCCAATAAAAAAGAGCCCGAGCCTCCACAAACAGCAATTTTTTGTATGGGCTTATTCAAAAAAGCTGTGTGGCGAATGACTTTCAACTCCATTTTCTCTTTCAAATAAGTTAAAAACTCCTCCTCAGAAAGCGAAACCTCCAACTCGCCTACCATACCCGAACCTATTTCCGGCGATTCATTTTCTACTTTCTGGATGAAATAGGCAACCTCCTCATACGGATGTGCTTTATCTAGTGCAGCTATTATTTTCCTTTCCAAATAATCGGGAAAAACCATTTCTATTCGCACTTCATCCACTTCTTCAAACTTACCCGATTCCCCAATATAAGGGCTCGCCTGCTCATTTGGCTCAAATGTCCCTTTTCCATCCACTTGGAAACTACATTTTTCATAATTGCCAATATTTCCTGCACCAGCTCTCCCCAATGCATCTAGCACTTCTGCTTTATTGACCAAGGGAACGAAGGTAATGATCTTTTTGAGCAAGCCTTTCTTAGGAGCCAGAGTTTTCACCTTGGACAGTTCTAGTCTATCGCAAATCATCTTGTTTACCCCATGTGCTACATTATCAAGATTGGTGTGGATGGCAAAAATGGCAATGTCATTTTTAATGGCTTTGATAATAACCCGCTCAATATAGTTTTTGCCTGTTATCGATTTCAGCCCACTGAAAACAATAGGATGATGAGCCACCACCATGTTACACTCTTTTGCAATTGCTTCATCAATTATAGCTTCTGTAGAATCAAGCGTAACCAAAATACCCGTCAGCTCAGCATTGGGGTTTCCCGTAATCAAACCAGCATTGTCGTAAGACTCCTGCAAAGCTGGAGGGGCTATTCTATTAAGTATACTTATAGCGTCTCGTATATGCATATTTGATAATATTTTCTATTGGTTTTGAAGTAATGCCAAAGCTAAACAAAATATCATTTGAGAGAAAAACCACATTTTAATTTACCCATAAAAAAAACCAGCCATAAGGCTGGTTTTTAATCGTATAGTGAGTATCTATCCTGATTTTTGGTTAGATAATTTTAGTCTGAACCTCATCAACAAGCTGAATAACTTCTTCTTCGCTTTTATTCAATCTGTGAGAGAGCCTCTGCACCAATTCATCTTCCTTGCCCTCTTCGTAATGCAAATCTGCATCATTCAGCTCGTCAAATTTAGTTTGAAGGATGTTTCTGATTGCACTCCACTTCATTTGAATATTGATTTTTTTTTGTGTTGCTAACATAGTTATGTCTATTTAATTGGTTAAGGTATTAAAAATTGTACTTTTTAAATAAAGAGCATCAAAATTAAAAGAATTTAAACCTTTCAATAGCATACTCTAAATATTAAACGGCAACATTTTACCCTTTGTTTCCAATCATATAACACAAAATCTAAAATACGTATTTTCCCTTAGTCTTATTAAGGGGAAATACGCTTTCGTACCTTCACTATTGAGTATACCCAAGTCTCGAAAGCTTCGTCTTTTTTCTTCTCCAATCTGGTTCAACTTTTACAAACTGCTGCAAGAAGATCTTCTTACCAAAAAATGCCTCCATATCCTTTCTCGCTTCCGTTCCTACCTTTTTCAGCATTTGTCCTTGTTTACCAATAATAATCCCCTTTTGGCTTTGCCTTTCCACCAATATATCGGCGTAGACCCTTATGATATCCTTTTCATCTTTAAACTCTTGGATAACCACTTCGGTAGCATAAGGCACTTCCTGCTCGTAATTTAGGAAGATCTTTTCCCTAATTATTTCCGAAGCAAAAAACCTTGAAGACTTATCGGTAATCTCATCTTTGCTAAAAAATGGAGGATGCTCAGGCAACTCTTCTTTCAATGATTCCAGCACAGCTTGCAAGTTAAAATTATGAAGAGCCGATACTGGCACTATCCCCTTTACCTTCATTCCTTCAAGCTTTTCCTTCCAAAACTCGATCTTTTCCTGAATCTCTTCTTGTGCTTTCAGGTCCACCTTATTGATCAACCAGATTACGGGAATCTCCAAATGACGAATCATTTTCAACACATCTTCCTCATCAAATTTTTCCTCGATATCGGTTACTACCAACAGCACATCGGCATCTTCCAATGAACTTTTCACAAATTGCATCATAGAAGAATGCAACTCATACTTAGGCTTGATTACACCTGGCGTATCAGAATAAACTATTTGATAGTCCTCTTCATTGATTATCCCCATTATCCTATGGCGAGTAGTCTGCGCCTTAGAAGTGATGATGGAAAGCCTCTCCCCCACCAGTTGGTTCATTAATGTTGATTTCCCAGCGTTTGGTTTGCCTACTATACTTACGAATCCTGCTTTATGTCCCATTATTTCTTATTTTTCTACAAAAGTATTTGTTTTTAATGAGAAAATCCTCACCTTTGTGCTCCCAAAATTGCGGGATGGAGCAGTTGGTAGCTCGTCGGGCTCATAACCCGAAGGTCACAGGTTCGAGTCCTGTTCCCGCTACAAAGACCCTCAAGCTATTCAAGCTTGGGGGTTTCGTTTTTTACCACCCCTTTTTTAAGAACTCAAATATTTCTAAATCCTCCCTTTTGATAAAGGAAGCAAAATTTTATTTGAATAAAGACAAGTTTGGAGGAAGAAACCCAGCCATTGCAAAACCAGTTTCCAACTACGCCAGAAATTAAAAGCACTCTTTTTTGTATTTAATAAAAAAAACCTCATCTTTGTGCACCCAAAATTGCGGGATGGAGCAGTTGGTAGCTCGTCGGGCTCATAACCCGAAGGTCACAGGTTCGAGTCCTGTTCCCGCTACAAAGACCCTCAAGCTATTCAAGCTTGGGGGTTTCGTTTTTTACCAGCCTCCTTTCCTAAAAAAAACACCCTAATTCTTTGCAAGAGTATTAATACTTAACATTTCCCACATAACATTTTTATCCGCAAAAATTCGAAAACACAGCATAAAATAGAACAAGTAAACGCTTCGTTTCCAGTTGTTTTATCCTCAGCTACAAATAATTATTACCAATACTTATTTGTTTTTTATTAAATTTATAAGTGTATTTATGACAATTTTAAATATATAGGGTTCGCTGCGCCAATAAACAGGTTCAAGAAATACTATCACCAACAACTGACAAGCAGAGCAAATATGAAATTATCGTAAATGCCCCAAAACTTTTACTATCTAAAAAACATGTAAAATATATCACTACTATCAACCATTGAACAGGGAATATGAAAATGAAAACTACGACTATCAATAAGACCTTAATCAGGCGTCTCAAAGAAGGAAACCTCGATGCCTTCCATCAGTTATACCAGCAATACAGTTCTGAAATGATTCGGTTAGCATTCCATTTTTTGAAAAATGAAGAAGAAGCGGAAGAAGCTGTCCAAGATATTTTCCTCAGAATATGGGAGAAAAGGGAATCTATAAATGAAAAGCTTGCATTTCAGGGCTTTCTATTTATAGTAGCTAAAAGAATATTATTAAATAAAGTCAAAGCTAAGAGCAAGTACAGGTTCACAGAAGTAAACGAATGGAACGCTATTAGCACTTCAAACATGGAAGAGCAGCTCATTTGCGAGGAGCTGTTTCAACTTTCAGAAAAAGCCATCTCTAAGCTACCCTCCAAAAGAAAAGAAATTTATTTGATGAGTAGGGAACAAAAGCTCACCTACAACCAAATAGCCCAAAAGCTAGGCATAAGCCGAAAAACGGTTGAAAACCAAATTGTATTAGCTTTAAAGGGCATTAAAGAACACCTTCAGAGGTATTCAGACTACTCCTTTTCTTTAGGTTTTCTGCTGCTATTTTTATAGAAAAACATCTCTCATAAGAACCCCTCTCCTACCGCCTAAAAAAACTTATTTTTTTTTTTTGGGGGGGGTATCCCCTTTTGCTGTATTTAAATGTATCCGATACAAATAAATATATTTATCTGACCACTCAGGCTGCCAATACCAACAAATGGAAGCCTACAATACACAAGCAGAAGAAATGCACGAATCAGTTCGCTGGAAAGTCATTGAGCATCCAGTACACTAAATATGAGAAGGAAAAGAAATTGATAAACCCATAATTATTCATGATACCAATAAATATTCGCCACTTGCTTGAAAAAGTAAAATCTGGTGACTGTTCACAAGAAGAGTTTCAAGAGTTCCATGATTGGCTATCGAAGCCTGGCAATGAAGATCAAGCTTCAGAGTATTTCGATAGAATTTGGTCAGAAACTTTTGCAAAAAAACAACCTAAGCTAGATACTGATCAAGAAAAACTGTGGGATTCAATTCTTCAAAAAGCAACATCATCGAAAAAAAAGCAAACCAAACACTTTACAGTACATAAAAGAGAAAAAAGAAGCTTTCCTACTTGGACAAAAATAGCTGCGGTATTAGTCCCACTTTTGGTCATTATCCTATTTTGGACAGTAAAACATGAACTTGGCAACAGCGCCATTGCACAAGTGAAGCCTACCAAAACCATCATAGCTCCTAAAGGAATGAAAAAGCAAATCACATTACCCGATGGATCTAAAATAAAACTCAACTCTGGCTCAAAGGTTACCTTCGACGAAGATTTCATAAGTGGAGAAGACAGAATAGTGCATTTAGAGGGAGAAGCATTTTTTGAAGTGACAAAACTAAAAGGGCAACGCTTTAAGGTAAAAACTAAAAATTCGGTAATAACCGTGTTGGGAACATCCTTCTCAGTTAATAATTACCCATTTAGTAACAAAGGATACGTAGCAGTTCTCACCGGTAAGGTAGACGTACGATCTCAAAAAGAAAAAGTACTCCTCCTCCCAGGTGAAATGACCATTTTAGGTTCAAAAAAACTAGAAAAACAAACATTTAACCCTGACGAAATTTTCCTGTGGAAAGATGGCGTACTGTATTACCACAATGCTACTCTCGACCAAGTTTTCCAAAAGCTGGAGTTCTGGTATGGAGTAGAATTTCTGATTCAGGGAAAAAAAAGCTCTAGAACTGGCTTTTCTGGCAGGTTTAAGGAAGAATCATTAGAAAATATACTGGAAGGACTCGCCTTTTCGGCTGGGTTCAAATTCGACATAAAAGACAAAAAAGTTAATATCCATTTTAAATAACCCTCTTTACCATGAAAGAAAACTACTTTAATCTATTGAAATCCGGCTAAACACCCCTTGTCTTCACTACCAAGTGCACTAGACAAACCAATCAAAAAGAAAACCCAGAATACATAAGAGCTTGGCGGCACTGTACCCTGGGTTAGGACTTAGTTGTTTTAACTAAATTTTATTAAAAATATGAAATTGAAAATTCTAAAACAAATTGTGATGATGCCCAAATACGCTATATGGGGTGTGTTTTTGCAGTGCTTCCTCTGCAGTATGATACTTGCAAATGATGGCAAAAGCCAGCACACCAGCATCGAAAAAATTTACCTCTCGCTAGACTGCAAGAGTGCTAAAGTAAACGAGGTATTCGCAAATATTGAAAAGAGTACCAACTTAAAATTTGCCTACTTTAATGACATCCTAAAGCAAGGAAACAAGATTTCTATTCACGCACAAAACAAATCGCTAGCCTACATACTCAGGGATGTGGCCAAACAAACAAACCTGAAGTTCAAGCGGGTTAATGGAAGTATATTTGTTGAAAAAAGGACGATCCTAGGACCAATGCTACAGGAAGAGCTAAAAGACCAATCGCCCGAACAACGTAAGATAGAAGGCAGGGTCTTGGACGAAACTGACCAACCACTTCCCGGTGTAAGTATCTTGATAAAAGGGACTAGCACTGGTACCACCACCGATTTTGATGGAAACTATAGCCTATCTGTGCCAGCAGGATCAGTTTTGGTGTTCAGTTACATAGGCTTCAAAGACCAAGAAATCACACTCACCGACCAAGCAAGATTGAATGTATCCATGGAGCCTGACCTTGAACAACTGGAAGAAGTTGTAGTAGTTGGGTATGGTGAGCAGAAAAAGACAAGTTTGGTAAGCTCGGTAACTTCAGTGAACATTAAGCAGCTAAAAACGCCATCGGCTAACTTGACAAATGCAATAGCAGGTAGGGTTTCAGGCGTGATTTCGTTCCAGCAAAGTGGCGAGCCTGGCTTAGGCACCGACAACTCTACCTTCTTTATCCGTGGCCTTTCCACTTTTGGAACGGGCAAAAGAAGTCCATTGATCTTGATTGATGGTATTGAGTCTACCGTGACTGACATGGCACGTTTGCAACCCGATGATATTTCAGACTTTTCAGTGTTGAAAGATGCTTCGGCTAGTTCTATATATGGAGCAAGAGGAGCAAATGGTGTTGTATTGATCAATACAAAATTGGGTTTGTCTGGAAAAACACGCTTCTTTTTTCGGATGGAAAACAGGATTTCTACCAATACGCAGAATATAAAGCTTGCTGACAATATCAGCTATATGAACATGGAAAACGAGGCAAACGTAACCCGTTCTCCAAATAACGTAGAACCTTACACCCAGTACAAAATCAATAATACTATGGCGGGGGCAGACCCGAATCTGTTCCCAAACAACGACTGGATGGGCCAACTCATTAAGGATTATACCTACAACCAAGGGTTTAACCTTAACCTGAGCGGTGGGGCTGAAAAGGCTCGTTACTACATAGCAGGAACTTATAACCGTGATAATGGTATCCTGAAAATTGATCCTATAAATGATTTCAATAATAATATTACCCTGAATAATTATTCTATCAGGTCGAATGTTGATTTGGATATCACCAACACTACCAACTTGGTTTTACGAGTTTATGGGCAATTTGATGATTATACTGGCCCAATAGGCGGTGGTGGATTAGCTTTCCATAATGCTCTCAACGCCAACCCTGTTATGTTTCCTAAAGTGTATCCAAAGGAAAAACTGCCTTACATAGACCACCCTTTATTCGGCTCTGACAGAGTGTTGAGCACTGGTAACTTGCAGCAGACGGGTAATTTGTTTGTAAATCCATATGCGGAGATGGTCAAAGGTTACCAGACCTACAAGTCATCAAACATTAACCCTCAATTAGAAATCAATCAAGATCTTGAGTTTTTCACCAAGGGCTTGAGGTTTAGAGGGATGTCTTATATAAAACGGACTTCTTTTGTAAGCCAAAACCGTTTTTACAACCCATTCTTCTACAAAGCCAACATTAACCCTACGGATGGAAACTATAACTTAGAAGTACTTAACGACGGTGGGCAAAACTCTATAGGAACGCCAGGTACCGAATACTTGAACTACTCAGAAGACAATAAAACTGTTGCCTCCCAATTCTGGATGCAAGGTGTCTTGGAATACAATAGGTTGTTTGGCATGAAACATAGCGTTGGAGGTTTGCTTCTCGGATATATTTCACATTATGAAATAGGCAACCCTGGTAGCCTTATCGAATCCCTTCCTAATAGGAATACAGGCCTTTCGGGTAGGTTTACTTACGGCTACGATGACCGCTATTTGGTAGAGCTAAACTTTGGATATAATGGCTCTGAGCGTTTTTCGGAACAAAACAGGTTTGGTTTCTTCCCTTCTGCAGGTTTAGGCTACAACATTTCAAAAGAAGCCTTTTTCCAACCACTAACCAAAGTTATATCTAACTTGAAACTAAGGGCGACCTTCGGGGTAGTTGGTAATGACCAAATAGGCGATACAAGGCAAAGGTTTCTCTACCTTTCAAATGTTAACTTAAACAACGAAGATTTTGGGGCAAGCTTTGGTAAAAATGACGGCGCAGCAACCTACTACAGACCTGGCATCTCCGTTTCTCGCTATGCAAACGATAATATTACTTGGGAAGAATCCAGACAAATAAACATTGGCATGGATCTCGGGCTATTCGATAATTCTTTG
It encodes:
- a CDS encoding TonB-dependent receptor, which codes for MKLKILKQIVMMPKYAIWGVFLQCFLCSMILANDGKSQHTSIEKIYLSLDCKSAKVNEVFANIEKSTNLKFAYFNDILKQGNKISIHAQNKSLAYILRDVAKQTNLKFKRVNGSIFVEKRTILGPMLQEELKDQSPEQRKIEGRVLDETDQPLPGVSILIKGTSTGTTTDFDGNYSLSVPAGSVLVFSYIGFKDQEITLTDQARLNVSMEPDLEQLEEVVVVGYGEQKKTSLVSSVTSVNIKQLKTPSANLTNAIAGRVSGVISFQQSGEPGLGTDNSTFFIRGLSTFGTGKRSPLILIDGIESTVTDMARLQPDDISDFSVLKDASASSIYGARGANGVVLINTKLGLSGKTRFFFRMENRISTNTQNIKLADNISYMNMENEANVTRSPNNVEPYTQYKINNTMAGADPNLFPNNDWMGQLIKDYTYNQGFNLNLSGGAEKARYYIAGTYNRDNGILKIDPINDFNNNITLNNYSIRSNVDLDITNTTNLVLRVYGQFDDYTGPIGGGGLAFHNALNANPVMFPKVYPKEKLPYIDHPLFGSDRVLSTGNLQQTGNLFVNPYAEMVKGYQTYKSSNINPQLEINQDLEFFTKGLRFRGMSYIKRTSFVSQNRFYNPFFYKANINPTDGNYNLEVLNDGGQNSIGTPGTEYLNYSEDNKTVASQFWMQGVLEYNRLFGMKHSVGGLLLGYISHYEIGNPGSLIESLPNRNTGLSGRFTYGYDDRYLVELNFGYNGSERFSEQNRFGFFPSAGLGYNISKEAFFQPLTKVISNLKLRATFGVVGNDQIGDTRQRFLYLSNVNLNNEDFGASFGKNDGAATYYRPGISVSRYANDNITWEESRQINIGMDLGLFDNSLELVVDAFKQYRSQILQPITYTDNAAGLQVVPLANYGKAETQGIDLSLNYNKNITRQLNMNLRGTFTYATSSAIKLDELAYQENLAHLSRVGQSLSQEWGYIAERLFVSDEEVANSPVQFGNTDLRAGDIKYRDVTGDGVINSDDRVPLGYPTQPEIIYGFGASIIYKNFDFNFYFQGSARSTFFIDPRAIQPFYKTSLNTYYDPPRGTDRIYQTGLLEAIADDYWTESNPDQYAFWPRLSTWRVDSNNERSTWWMRNGSFIRLKSVDIGYNMEIPKLGIDNLRIYLSGTNLLMISKFNLWDVEMGGNGLNYPIQSTYNLGFSLNF